A genome region from Actinopolymorpha sp. NPDC004070 includes the following:
- a CDS encoding NAD-dependent epimerase/dehydratase family protein, with translation MIEGSRCLVTGGAGTIGSTIVDHLLAAGAADVVVLDNLVRGRRDNLATALESGRVTLVEGDIRDRALLRASMAGTDLVFHQAAIRITQCAEEPRLALEVLVDGTFEVIEAAADLGVRKVVAASSASVYGLAEQFPTPETQHPYDNDTFYGAAKAFNEGMLRSFHAMRGLDYVALRYFNVYGPRMDIHGLYTEVLIRWMERIEYGKPPLILGDGLQTMDFVYTDDIARANLLAAQADVTDQVFNIGFGAETSLRELAEALMRVMGAEDLGLEFGPARAVNGVSRRLADISRTHQALGWKPEVDLDEGLRRLVAWWRAERRVPA, from the coding sequence ATGATCGAGGGAAGCCGCTGCCTGGTCACGGGGGGCGCGGGCACGATCGGCTCGACGATCGTGGACCATCTGCTGGCGGCGGGAGCTGCCGACGTCGTGGTGCTGGACAACCTGGTGCGCGGCCGGCGGGACAACCTCGCCACCGCCCTGGAGTCGGGCCGGGTGACCCTCGTCGAGGGCGACATCCGCGACCGGGCGCTGCTGCGTGCGTCGATGGCCGGCACCGACCTGGTCTTCCACCAGGCGGCGATCCGGATCACCCAGTGCGCGGAGGAGCCACGGCTGGCGCTGGAGGTGCTGGTCGACGGCACGTTCGAGGTGATCGAGGCGGCCGCGGATCTCGGCGTACGCAAGGTGGTGGCCGCCTCGTCGGCGTCGGTGTACGGGCTGGCCGAGCAGTTCCCGACGCCGGAAACCCAGCACCCGTACGACAACGACACCTTCTACGGCGCGGCGAAGGCGTTCAACGAGGGCATGCTGCGCAGCTTCCACGCGATGCGTGGACTGGACTACGTGGCCCTGCGCTACTTCAACGTGTACGGCCCGCGGATGGACATCCACGGCCTCTACACCGAGGTGCTGATCCGCTGGATGGAGCGCATCGAGTACGGCAAGCCGCCGCTGATCCTCGGCGACGGCCTGCAGACGATGGACTTCGTCTACACCGACGACATCGCCCGGGCCAACCTGCTGGCCGCCCAGGCCGACGTGACGGACCAGGTGTTCAACATCGGGTTCGGCGCCGAGACCAGCCTGCGCGAACTGGCCGAGGCGCTGATGCGGGTGATGGGCGCCGAAGACCTCGGCCTGGAGTTCGGTCCCGCACGCGCGGTGAACGGCGTGAGCCGGCGGCTGGCCGACATCTCCCGTACCCACCAGGCGCTGGGCTGGAAGCCCGAGGTCGACCTGGACGAGGGTCTGCGCCGGCTGGTGGCCTGGTGGCGGGCCGAGCGGCGGGTCCCTGCATGA
- a CDS encoding Gfo/Idh/MocA family oxidoreductase, whose protein sequence is MNPIGLAVIGAGYWGPNLVRNAQATPALRLEWLCDLDTDRARSVLGPYSTVGTTDSYDQVLADPNVGAVAIATPAATHFDLVRAALEAGKHVLVEKPLTPSSADAAKLVNLAEEAGLTLMCDHTYCYTPAVRKIRELVHGGEIGEVQFVDSVRINLGLVQPDVDVLWDLAPHDLSILDFVLPPGMRPVAVAAQAADPIVAGRACVAYLTVWFGGETMAHVHVNWLSPTKIRTTVIGGSRRTIVWDDLNPQQRVSVHDRGVDLTPASHLDPEERRAALISYRVGDIQVPALQEREALRSVMEEFAAAIGEGRPALTDGRAGLRVVRLLEAASRSIAAGGSKELVEGDD, encoded by the coding sequence ATGAATCCCATCGGCCTGGCCGTGATCGGCGCCGGCTACTGGGGCCCCAACCTGGTGCGCAACGCACAGGCGACTCCGGCCCTCCGGTTGGAATGGCTGTGCGACCTGGACACCGACCGTGCCCGGTCAGTTCTCGGCCCCTACTCCACGGTCGGTACGACCGATTCCTACGACCAGGTGCTCGCCGATCCGAACGTCGGGGCCGTGGCCATCGCGACTCCGGCCGCCACCCACTTCGACCTGGTGCGCGCAGCGCTGGAGGCCGGAAAGCACGTCCTGGTGGAGAAGCCGCTCACTCCTTCGTCCGCGGACGCGGCCAAGCTGGTCAACCTCGCCGAGGAGGCGGGGCTGACGCTGATGTGCGACCACACCTACTGCTACACACCGGCGGTACGCAAGATCCGCGAGCTGGTGCACGGCGGTGAGATCGGCGAGGTGCAGTTCGTCGACTCGGTACGCATCAACCTGGGCCTGGTACAACCCGACGTCGACGTGCTGTGGGACCTCGCGCCGCACGACCTGTCCATCCTGGACTTCGTGCTTCCGCCGGGGATGCGGCCGGTCGCGGTGGCAGCGCAGGCCGCGGACCCGATCGTCGCCGGGCGCGCCTGCGTCGCCTACCTCACGGTGTGGTTCGGCGGGGAGACGATGGCGCACGTCCACGTGAACTGGCTCAGCCCGACGAAGATCCGTACCACCGTGATCGGCGGATCGCGGCGCACCATCGTGTGGGACGACCTGAACCCGCAGCAGCGGGTCTCGGTGCACGACCGCGGCGTGGACCTCACCCCGGCAAGTCACCTGGATCCGGAGGAACGCCGCGCGGCCCTGATCTCCTACCGGGTCGGGGACATCCAGGTTCCCGCGCTGCAGGAGCGGGAGGCACTGCGGTCTGTGATGGAGGAGTTCGCCGCGGCCATCGGGGAGGGCAGGCCCGCGTTGACAGACGGGCGCGCCGGCCTTCGGGTCGTGCGGTTGCTGGAAGCCGCGTCGCGAAGCATCGCGGCCGGCGGATCGAAGGAACTCGTCGAGGGGGACGACTGA
- a CDS encoding acyltransferase encodes MGEPRVHPGADVDERSTLGEDTTIWHLAQVREHAVLGTDCIVGRGAYVGPGVRIGDRVKLQNHALVYEPAVLEDEVFIGPAVVLTNDLYPRSADVDGKLKRPDDWDALGVTVRRGASIGARAVVVAGHTIGRWALVAAGAVVTRDVPDFALVVGVPARRIGWVGRAGEPLSPLDDSGSGVRHWRCPRTGERYLERDGYLTYDQS; translated from the coding sequence GTGGGTGAACCACGCGTCCATCCGGGCGCGGACGTCGACGAGCGCTCGACGCTCGGCGAGGACACCACCATCTGGCACCTGGCGCAGGTACGCGAGCACGCCGTCCTCGGCACCGACTGCATCGTCGGACGCGGCGCCTACGTCGGGCCCGGCGTGCGGATCGGTGACCGGGTGAAGCTGCAGAACCACGCGCTGGTGTACGAGCCCGCCGTTCTGGAGGACGAGGTGTTCATCGGCCCGGCCGTGGTGCTGACCAACGACCTCTACCCGCGCTCGGCCGACGTCGACGGCAAGCTCAAGCGGCCCGACGACTGGGACGCACTGGGAGTCACGGTGCGCCGGGGTGCGTCGATCGGCGCTCGCGCCGTCGTGGTCGCCGGTCACACCATCGGCCGTTGGGCACTGGTGGCCGCCGGTGCCGTGGTGACCAGGGACGTGCCGGACTTCGCCCTCGTGGTGGGCGTGCCTGCGCGACGGATCGGCTGGGTGGGGCGAGCGGGCGAACCGCTCAGCCCGCTTGACGATTCCGGGTCAGGCGTACGTCACTGGCGCTGCCCTCGCACAGGCGAACGCTACCTGGAACGCGACGGATACCTGACGTACGACCAGTCGTGA
- a CDS encoding HIT domain-containing protein codes for MTEHAVLAESAYWQILRPGHALTDGHVALRLNDGASLDEDGVAADLLRTYRTVRSGLRSGLGCDGFGVSFAWTWVPYGDGIGEPRTEWPQPAVHIFGRAPNERVKPVRMMALPVHERRAVTPESGREHLDRRLADAFATDAGRSPLPELGASPADCDGCRPEVARDQELWRADGVRVIRPRVPQTEANVLVLPTRHVVSPASLLPAEIVSYVSRLREVRAYFADRFAATGLSCFLNDGARAGQETPHVHVHVFGRSVDEPRNPFEVLARRIGVARPS; via the coding sequence ATGACCGAGCACGCGGTGCTGGCGGAGTCGGCGTACTGGCAGATCCTGCGTCCCGGGCACGCACTGACCGACGGCCACGTGGCGCTGCGACTGAACGACGGCGCTTCGCTCGACGAGGACGGGGTCGCGGCCGACCTCCTGCGCACCTACCGCACCGTCCGGTCGGGCCTGCGCTCCGGACTCGGGTGCGACGGGTTCGGGGTGAGCTTCGCCTGGACGTGGGTTCCGTACGGTGACGGGATCGGCGAGCCACGGACGGAATGGCCCCAGCCGGCGGTCCACATCTTCGGGCGTGCGCCGAACGAGCGGGTGAAGCCGGTCAGGATGATGGCACTGCCGGTCCACGAACGCCGTGCGGTCACGCCGGAGTCGGGGCGGGAGCACCTCGACCGCCGGCTGGCCGATGCGTTCGCCACCGATGCCGGCAGATCGCCGCTCCCCGAGTTGGGGGCGAGCCCGGCCGACTGCGACGGCTGCAGGCCCGAGGTGGCCCGCGACCAGGAACTCTGGCGCGCCGACGGCGTCCGCGTCATCCGCCCTCGCGTCCCGCAGACAGAAGCGAACGTCCTGGTACTCCCCACGCGTCACGTGGTGAGTCCGGCATCCCTGCTGCCGGCGGAGATCGTGTCGTACGTCAGCCGGCTGCGGGAGGTGCGCGCGTATTTCGCCGACAGGTTCGCAGCGACCGGGCTGAGCTGCTTCCTCAACGACGGCGCCCGCGCCGGCCAGGAAACACCCCATGTCCACGTTCACGTCTTCGGGCGTTCGGTGGACGAGCCGCGGAACCCGTTCGAGGTGCTCGCCCGGCGCATCGGAGTCGCGCGACCGTCGTGA
- a CDS encoding alpha/beta hydrolase-fold protein: MGLTGGGFLALSVTVAIVVIGLALWALSRINGRGLRPLLARLGVLVAAQLAAILALGVVVNDNFQFYTSMSDLLGTANNQAAAGDTVVKNVDPQTPVTSGAGQKGKPYDSVQIRSGILPAATARDSGEILDVTVHGARSGLSSQAYVYLPPSYFSATYAHRRMPGLIVMPGYPSTASNLIMRMAYPWALESQIKHHHARPMVLVMTNETVTPPRDTECTDVEHGPKTETFLARDLTDAISAKFRVARPGAGWGLMGDSTGGFCAVKMAMNYPHRFTSAVSLSGYYHAIMDFTTGDLFGRNRNLQHMNDPEWLLGHRPAPPVSVLVTTSRTESRVLPDTRKFLSMVKPPMRASSIILPSGGHNFGAWKGEMPPCLDWLSTHLWTVANAGHPATSPKRSLVNPMITRHRAAPHQGSHA, from the coding sequence ATGGGCCTGACCGGTGGCGGGTTCCTCGCTTTGTCTGTGACGGTCGCGATCGTCGTGATCGGCCTGGCCCTGTGGGCGCTGTCCCGGATCAACGGCCGGGGGCTTCGTCCTCTGCTCGCCCGGCTCGGCGTCCTGGTGGCTGCCCAACTGGCGGCGATCCTGGCACTGGGGGTCGTCGTGAACGACAACTTCCAGTTCTACACGTCGATGTCCGATCTCCTTGGTACGGCGAACAACCAGGCCGCCGCCGGCGACACTGTGGTCAAGAATGTCGACCCCCAGACGCCGGTCACGAGCGGAGCGGGCCAGAAGGGAAAACCGTACGACTCCGTGCAGATCCGTTCGGGGATTCTCCCGGCAGCGACGGCCAGGGACTCCGGTGAGATCCTCGACGTCACCGTTCACGGTGCCAGGTCCGGACTGAGTTCCCAGGCGTACGTCTACCTTCCTCCGTCGTATTTCTCCGCCACCTACGCACACAGGCGGATGCCCGGCCTGATCGTGATGCCCGGTTACCCGAGCACCGCGTCCAACCTGATCATGCGGATGGCCTACCCCTGGGCGTTGGAGTCGCAGATCAAGCACCACCACGCCCGGCCCATGGTGCTTGTGATGACGAACGAGACGGTCACGCCGCCGCGCGACACCGAGTGCACCGACGTGGAGCACGGTCCGAAGACGGAGACGTTCCTCGCCCGGGACCTCACCGACGCGATCTCGGCGAAGTTCCGCGTCGCCCGGCCGGGCGCCGGATGGGGGCTGATGGGTGACTCCACCGGCGGCTTCTGCGCGGTGAAGATGGCGATGAACTACCCGCACCGGTTCACCTCGGCGGTGTCGCTGTCCGGCTACTACCACGCGATCATGGACTTCACGACCGGTGACCTGTTCGGACGCAACCGGAACCTGCAGCACATGAACGACCCCGAGTGGCTGCTGGGCCACCGCCCGGCCCCGCCGGTCTCGGTCCTGGTCACGACCAGCAGGACGGAGAGCCGGGTGCTGCCAGACACCCGGAAGTTCCTGTCGATGGTCAAGCCGCCGATGCGGGCGTCGTCCATCATCCTGCCGTCCGGCGGGCACAACTTCGGCGCGTGGAAGGGCGAGATGCCGCCCTGCCTGGACTGGCTGTCGACACATCTGTGGACGGTCGCGAACGCAGGTCACCCGGCGACGTCGCCCAAGCGGTCACTGGTCAACCCGATGATCACTCGGCACCGCGCAGCTCCCCACCAAGGCAGTCACGCGTAG
- a CDS encoding DUF5996 family protein produces MEKTQTAKHEAWPSLRVDDWTDTRDTLHMWTQIVGKIRLTQAPLLNHWWQVTLYVSPRGLTTGSIPYGDRLFDIEFDFCAHQLVIRSSDGGVETVALEPKSVAEFYRQTMQALGRLGFEIQILARPNEVEPAIPFAEDTQHSAYDADAVHLFWRQLVQASRVIGIFRSYFVGKVSPVHVFWGALDLACTRFSGRPAPEHPGGAPNCGDWVMVEGYSRELSSCGFWPGGGEEGAFYAYAYPEPDGFADYPVEPAAAHYNPQFQQFLLPYEAVRTADDPDETLLRFLHTTYAAAAERGNWDRAALEADPSRWDKYR; encoded by the coding sequence ATGGAGAAGACGCAGACAGCCAAGCACGAGGCGTGGCCGAGCCTGCGCGTGGACGACTGGACCGACACCCGCGATACGCTGCACATGTGGACCCAGATCGTGGGCAAGATCAGGTTGACACAGGCGCCGTTGCTGAACCACTGGTGGCAGGTCACCCTCTATGTCAGCCCGCGCGGGCTGACGACCGGCAGCATCCCGTACGGCGACAGACTCTTCGACATCGAGTTCGACTTCTGCGCGCACCAGCTCGTCATCCGGTCCAGTGACGGCGGCGTGGAGACCGTCGCTCTCGAACCGAAGTCGGTCGCGGAGTTCTACCGCCAGACCATGCAGGCCCTTGGCCGGCTGGGCTTCGAGATCCAGATCCTCGCGCGGCCCAACGAGGTCGAGCCGGCGATCCCGTTCGCCGAGGACACCCAGCACTCCGCCTACGACGCGGACGCCGTTCACCTGTTCTGGCGCCAGCTCGTCCAGGCGAGCCGGGTCATCGGGATCTTCAGGTCGTATTTCGTCGGCAAGGTGAGCCCGGTGCACGTCTTCTGGGGTGCGCTCGACCTGGCGTGCACCCGTTTCTCCGGGCGGCCCGCACCCGAGCATCCCGGCGGTGCGCCCAACTGTGGCGACTGGGTGATGGTGGAGGGGTACTCCCGCGAGCTCAGCAGCTGCGGCTTCTGGCCCGGGGGCGGTGAGGAAGGTGCCTTCTACGCGTACGCCTATCCCGAGCCGGACGGCTTCGCCGACTACCCCGTCGAGCCGGCGGCGGCCCACTACAACCCGCAGTTCCAGCAGTTCCTGTTGCCGTACGAGGCGGTGCGGACCGCCGACGATCCTGACGAGACCCTGCTGCGGTTCCTGCACACGACGTACGCGGCCGCGGCCGAACGCGGCAACTGGGACCGCGCCGCGCTCGAGGCCGACCCAAGCCGCTGGGATAAGTACCGCTGA
- a CDS encoding phytanoyl-CoA dioxygenase family protein produces the protein MNGKDVKDAMDMETALRELGVTDDLLDAKTKAQLDTDGFAPLPGILSPEQVAAFGERLAELSRIEGSRAGAEVHQEAGTDRLSDLVNKDPMFEVCFTHPVVLAAVAHVLGEFKLSSLNSRAALPGQGHQGLHADWGVLKEGQGYQVCNSIWLLDDFTAENGATRVVPGSHRKRGVGPADELNGDPRATHPDEIQLLAPAGTVVVFNSHLWHGGTQNNSDRPRRALHSYFTRRDQPQQLDQAEYLRVRTRNRLSPAALYVLGVWDQLGTAS, from the coding sequence ATGAACGGCAAGGACGTCAAGGACGCCATGGACATGGAGACGGCGCTGAGGGAACTCGGCGTGACCGACGACCTGCTCGACGCGAAGACGAAGGCGCAACTCGACACCGACGGGTTCGCGCCGCTCCCCGGGATCCTGTCGCCGGAGCAGGTGGCCGCGTTCGGGGAGCGGCTGGCCGAGCTGTCCCGGATCGAGGGGAGCCGCGCGGGTGCGGAGGTGCACCAGGAGGCGGGCACCGACCGGCTGTCGGACCTGGTGAACAAGGACCCGATGTTCGAGGTGTGCTTCACCCATCCGGTGGTGCTCGCGGCCGTCGCTCATGTGCTCGGTGAGTTCAAACTTTCCTCGCTCAACAGCAGGGCGGCGCTGCCCGGCCAGGGTCACCAGGGGTTGCATGCGGACTGGGGTGTCCTGAAGGAGGGGCAGGGCTACCAGGTCTGCAACTCGATCTGGTTGCTGGACGACTTCACCGCCGAGAACGGCGCCACGAGGGTGGTGCCGGGCTCGCACCGCAAGCGTGGCGTCGGTCCCGCCGACGAGCTGAACGGCGACCCGCGAGCCACCCACCCGGACGAGATCCAGCTGCTCGCGCCGGCCGGCACGGTGGTGGTGTTCAACAGTCATCTGTGGCACGGCGGCACGCAGAACAACAGCGACCGGCCCCGGCGCGCGCTGCACTCCTACTTCACCAGGCGCGACCAGCCACAGCAGCTCGACCAGGCGGAGTACCTCCGCGTACGCACGCGGAACCGGCTGAGTCCGGCCGCGCTCTACGTCCTCGGTGTGTGGGACCAGCTCGGGACGGCATCATGA
- a CDS encoding phytanoyl-CoA dioxygenase family protein, whose protein sequence is MTTAVSPVRADADPPLDDWIERFHRDGFLVVENALPDDLVRELRTDLDDAIGAAPNNAGQVEIQVRMFERSKAHLRLFDHEPIVTFAERLIGSDRPGLGPENVHVVHNNAFRTPTQAGISTWHQDDPPHYLVTHGEPPANVRLPVLLFTCNYYLTDVTDLRHGPTQFVPGSHLFGAHCPPTVEGTRWEQDVVTAYGKAGTAIMFSCQVWHRGHPNLSERTRYVSQVSYAHRLIGHRYFPFMNYQMPDHVYAGADPRLRRLLGFLPTGAYG, encoded by the coding sequence ATGACCACTGCCGTCTCACCGGTCCGCGCGGACGCTGATCCGCCGCTGGACGACTGGATCGAGCGATTCCACCGCGACGGGTTCCTGGTGGTCGAGAACGCCCTGCCGGATGATCTTGTACGGGAGCTTCGTACCGACCTCGACGACGCGATCGGCGCCGCGCCCAACAACGCCGGGCAGGTCGAGATCCAGGTACGCATGTTCGAACGCAGCAAGGCGCATCTGCGGCTGTTCGACCACGAACCGATCGTCACGTTCGCCGAACGGCTCATCGGCTCCGACCGCCCCGGCCTCGGCCCGGAGAACGTCCACGTCGTGCACAACAACGCGTTCCGGACACCGACCCAGGCAGGTATCTCGACCTGGCACCAGGACGATCCTCCGCACTACCTCGTGACCCACGGCGAGCCGCCGGCCAACGTGCGCCTGCCCGTCCTCCTGTTCACCTGCAACTACTACCTCACCGACGTGACCGACCTGCGCCACGGACCGACGCAGTTCGTGCCCGGCTCACACCTGTTCGGCGCCCACTGCCCGCCGACCGTGGAGGGAACGCGCTGGGAACAGGACGTGGTGACGGCGTACGGCAAGGCGGGCACGGCGATCATGTTCAGCTGCCAGGTGTGGCATCGTGGCCACCCCAACCTCAGCGAGCGGACGCGATACGTCAGCCAGGTTTCGTACGCACATCGCCTCATCGGCCACCGCTACTTCCCGTTCATGAACTACCAGATGCCCGACCACGTGTACGCCGGAGCTGACCCGCGGCTACGGCGGCTGCTCGGTTTCCTGCCCACGGGTGCCTACGGATAG
- a CDS encoding sialidase family protein, producing MAAHRGRRAWLLLTALAMLAAGFVGTATDRAAQAATGASGTLLRPNVGLYPRLVRLQHSGPANGTILASVVTFDGNTGLGAVYASKDEGRSFEQVGTVADPASANGKGLCCATLYELPRRVGDLAAGTLLWASSAGQSTDPRQMSIRIWASRDHGRTWSHLATPVVAQNTGGLWEPEFTVTEDGRLMVFYSDETDQPAHSQLLVAQSSADGVHWTGRVPVVASSDPAARPGMSIVRRIGGGRYLMTYEVCGPSYDCKVHYRESRDGARWGDPADLGPTVRAADGSYFEHTPTITWEPGPTRDGRLFLTGQILYAADGTVAEGNGHTVFVSDHGPAGPWRAIPAPVSVPDPYNNYCPNYSSPLLTVPHGTRLLEIATAYDSDGVCKAYYATGSAAVGR from the coding sequence ATGGCCGCACATCGAGGCCGGAGGGCCTGGCTCCTGCTGACCGCGCTCGCGATGCTCGCCGCAGGCTTCGTGGGTACGGCGACCGACCGCGCCGCGCAGGCCGCGACCGGCGCGAGCGGAACACTCCTTCGCCCGAACGTCGGCCTCTACCCTCGGCTGGTCCGCCTGCAGCACTCGGGTCCCGCCAATGGAACCATCCTGGCCAGTGTCGTGACCTTCGACGGCAACACCGGTCTGGGCGCCGTCTACGCCAGCAAGGACGAGGGCCGGTCGTTCGAGCAGGTCGGTACGGTCGCCGACCCCGCCAGCGCGAACGGGAAGGGACTGTGCTGCGCGACGTTGTACGAACTACCACGGCGGGTCGGTGACCTCGCCGCCGGCACCCTGCTGTGGGCGTCCTCGGCCGGGCAGTCCACCGACCCACGGCAGATGAGCATCCGGATCTGGGCCAGCCGGGACCACGGCCGCACGTGGTCCCACCTCGCCACACCGGTGGTCGCGCAGAACACCGGTGGCCTGTGGGAGCCGGAGTTCACCGTGACCGAGGACGGCCGCCTCATGGTGTTCTACTCCGACGAGACCGACCAGCCGGCGCACAGCCAGCTTCTCGTCGCGCAGTCGTCGGCCGACGGCGTGCACTGGACCGGCCGGGTGCCGGTGGTGGCGAGCAGCGACCCGGCCGCGCGCCCCGGGATGTCCATCGTGCGGCGGATCGGCGGCGGCCGATACCTGATGACCTACGAGGTGTGCGGACCGTCGTACGACTGCAAGGTGCACTACCGCGAGTCGCGGGACGGGGCGCGGTGGGGCGACCCCGCTGATCTCGGCCCGACGGTCCGGGCAGCCGATGGTTCGTACTTCGAGCACACTCCGACGATCACCTGGGAGCCCGGACCGACGCGGGACGGGCGACTGTTCCTGACCGGTCAGATCCTCTACGCCGCCGACGGCACGGTCGCCGAGGGCAACGGGCACACGGTCTTCGTCAGCGACCACGGACCGGCCGGGCCGTGGCGGGCGATCCCAGCCCCGGTGAGCGTCCCCGATCCCTACAACAACTACTGCCCCAACTACAGCTCACCCCTGCTGACGGTGCCTCACGGCACCCGGCTGCTGGAGATCGCCACCGCCTACGACAGCGACGGCGTCTGCAAGGCCTACTACGCGACCGGTTCGGCCGCCGTTGGTCGCTGA
- a CDS encoding phytanoyl-CoA dioxygenase family protein produces MNTPVAGVRGNVVRELTLADSEVAFYHQFGYLPLPGFVDSAAVEALRTETLDVLDANGVSRTSLERASGVGDKLRQCSAYVAGSALDELINCPATLALASRLVGGRAVRYLPFTAVKAGGGGGTFHLHQDNSYTRHDPAMGSINIWVALDDMTPDNGCLQIVPRSHLGEQLQARGSDDGDSHRQVDVDPATALPIRMRAGDAVAFSRWTVHGSGPNHSDQPRVAYALQYHREDVRWLDAQTGEWHLLTDTPRTNTEPVASLDSPTT; encoded by the coding sequence ATGAACACACCGGTTGCGGGCGTACGAGGAAACGTGGTGCGGGAGCTGACGCTGGCCGACAGCGAGGTCGCGTTCTACCACCAGTTCGGCTACCTCCCACTGCCCGGCTTCGTCGACTCGGCAGCGGTGGAGGCCCTCCGGACCGAGACGCTCGACGTCCTCGACGCCAACGGCGTCTCCCGCACCTCGCTCGAGCGGGCCAGCGGGGTGGGCGACAAGCTGCGGCAGTGTTCTGCGTACGTCGCCGGATCGGCGCTCGACGAGCTCATCAACTGCCCGGCGACGCTGGCCCTCGCATCGCGGCTCGTCGGAGGCCGCGCGGTGCGCTATCTCCCGTTCACGGCGGTGAAGGCCGGAGGCGGCGGCGGAACGTTCCACCTGCACCAGGACAACAGCTACACCCGGCACGACCCGGCGATGGGATCGATCAACATCTGGGTCGCGCTGGACGACATGACGCCGGACAACGGCTGTCTGCAGATCGTGCCGCGGTCGCACCTGGGTGAGCAGTTGCAGGCGCGCGGTAGTGACGACGGCGACTCCCACCGCCAGGTGGACGTCGACCCGGCCACCGCCCTGCCGATCCGGATGCGGGCCGGGGACGCGGTCGCGTTCTCGCGCTGGACCGTGCACGGCTCCGGGCCCAACCACAGCGACCAGCCGCGGGTGGCGTACGCGCTGCAGTACCACCGCGAGGACGTTCGGTGGCTGGACGCGCAGACCGGTGAGTGGCACCTGCTGACCGACACACCGCGTACGAACACCGAGCCCGTCGCCAGCCTGGACTCCCCGACGACCTGA
- a CDS encoding NAD(P)-dependent oxidoreductase, translating to MVEETGGIGNTHGIGTVGIVGTGTMGAAMADVLRPHHRLVVWDVDEASVRRQEAAGSAVATDVAELAAEADVVLLSLPGPDVVRHVVTGARGVLTAAAPAGPGPRVVADLSTVDPGTARAMAAAAAEVGVGYLDAPVLGRPHRCGAWTLPVGGTEADLALARPVLEKVASRVIRVGDAGAGSILKLLNNLMFGAINAITAETMAAAERLGLDPQTYYSTLADSGAASVSDLFREIAPKIANRDWAPAFTVDLLAKDNRLGLAVIEEAGITAPVARAVVDLNEEGRAAGLGALDTSALVRLFEEGERRD from the coding sequence ATGGTCGAGGAGACAGGCGGCATCGGCAACACTCACGGCATCGGCACCGTAGGGATCGTCGGCACCGGCACGATGGGCGCGGCCATGGCCGACGTGCTCCGCCCACACCACCGGCTGGTCGTGTGGGACGTCGACGAGGCGAGCGTACGGCGGCAGGAGGCGGCCGGCTCCGCCGTCGCCACCGATGTCGCCGAGCTCGCCGCCGAGGCCGACGTCGTACTGCTGTCGCTGCCCGGCCCCGACGTCGTACGCCACGTGGTGACCGGCGCGCGCGGCGTCCTCACGGCAGCGGCCCCGGCCGGCCCCGGCCCACGGGTGGTCGCCGACCTGAGCACCGTGGATCCCGGCACGGCCAGGGCGATGGCAGCCGCGGCCGCCGAGGTCGGAGTGGGCTACCTCGACGCGCCCGTGCTCGGCCGCCCGCACCGGTGCGGCGCGTGGACCCTTCCCGTCGGGGGTACCGAGGCCGACCTCGCCCTCGCCCGGCCGGTGCTGGAGAAGGTGGCGTCCCGGGTGATCCGGGTCGGGGACGCCGGCGCGGGCAGCATCCTCAAACTGCTGAACAACCTGATGTTCGGCGCCATCAACGCGATCACCGCGGAGACGATGGCGGCGGCCGAACGCCTGGGCCTGGATCCACAGACGTACTACTCCACCCTCGCCGACTCCGGTGCCGCGTCGGTGAGCGACCTGTTCCGGGAGATCGCGCCCAAGATCGCCAACCGGGACTGGGCTCCGGCGTTCACCGTCGACCTGCTCGCCAAGGACAACCGGCTCGGGCTCGCCGTCATCGAGGAGGCCGGCATCACCGCTCCGGTCGCGCGGGCCGTGGTGGACCTCAACGAGGAAGGCCGCGCGGCCGGGCTCGGGGCGCTGGACACCAGCGCGCTCGTCCGGCTCTTCGAGGAGGGCGAGCGGCGGGATTGA